One Drosophila subobscura isolate 14011-0131.10 chromosome dot, UCBerk_Dsub_1.0, whole genome shotgun sequence DNA segment encodes these proteins:
- the LOC117902972 gene encoding eukaryotic translation initiation factor 4 gamma 3 isoform X2, protein MQQATPNLSTQSDIAKAMQPHSAQNMYVSTGNNSSGNSRSNQPSGGIFRGPPPASNAPRGGGAGGTRHVHVQPMYQQAIHQNMVLQPYTQYNPRQQTFPASHLQYAPPPIPYYQYQYMSALQQQPPPHTRSAVTVNTNVGNTMSPVQSGPNGPLAGPGASSTQLQLLTSTVQQGANTVIGVAGPGSGVGQVGVAPMVGVGGMPTSVQPPSVQSQPANRRRRQHRLQIIDPTTKKNILDDFDKSNSTADNDFSEQGSSATVTAPVVLTETPICIPTQDSVGIHISNNVTLQAGTPDSRTNVPYPIEQLPIQRQDIGQTPIVSAMSDAPSVEILPTPQKGRSKKIPIVSPKNVSESPVFTTSDADDAGAKPGAATKTTKEATQKKQSYQTASTSQEIKQEPPLSQITAEVPGAASEETNIATINSDAVQSADNLLTELQHSETAKNQSVDVAKLSETSRIDAVTVASVEAKPIHSLFPSTEISKNAAEESLVLSQAHQGEAQHKQQGPTFESATDEIDRAPMALAEEICTETQSRQPKTVGETTTKEHLPKGVMDTTPLPELALETQSSVAAKDDSERKPEAKPDPPETESQPEHQHELENQPEHEPVSDPKLQADIKVQLEPEDTGTATGAETVLASLINYNEGQWSPSNPSGKKQYDREQLLQLREAKASRIQPEVKNVSILPQPNLMPSFIRNNNNNNKRVQSMVGVIGGRNSESGGGFIGKQVSMSGVQGGGGRSSMKGMIHVNLSLNQDVKLNQNENAWRPRAVNKSDSSADVKATQEKDELVRRVRGILNKLTPERFDTLVEEIIKLKIDTPDKMDEVIVLVFEKAIDEPNFSVSYARLCHRLISEVKARDERMESGTKSNLAHFRNALLDKTEREFTQNVSQSTAKEKKLQPIVDKIKKCNDQNEKAELEALLEEEERKIRRRSGGTVRFIGELFKISMLTGKIIYSCIDTLLNPQSEDMLECLCKLLTTVGAKFEQTPVSSKDPSRCYSLEKSIAKMQAIASKSDKDGAKVSSRVRFMLQDVIDLRKNKWQSTRNEAPKTMGQIEKETKNEQLSAQYFGPLSGSTPVVSQGGSGKRDDRSNARFGDSRSGSGYSGSHSQRGDNGSLRNQQQNNGAGGNSSSGAGHSNGNNDDNTWHVQTSKGSRSQAVDSNKLEGLTLQLNQNLENKKMGGVTQFIWNTNAARQCSAPTTTPSNPFAVLSSLVDKNSSERDRDRDRSGPRNKGSYSKGSMERDRYGDRGINSRTGSSQGSRENSSSRAGQQGRGLMNSSVQKSASHSKYTQQAPSARISGKAQTSLGSSAVNVGGLYRGGDQQSATSSSSAATTPVQINRSVAPVAVFSEPSQADIKLIKAVVSEMIELAAASKSVTPTVVACMKRIPEDMRCGFLYYILTDYLHLADVGKQYRRYLAITVAHLIQQNYISVDHFRLAYKEFAECANDLIFDIPELWLYILQFAGPLIVKKILTVSDLWNNNLKENSPSNVGKKFLKTYLTYCTREVGPNFTRSMWIKFNLHWSDFMPDNEVIEFIETNRLEYVENESKSPVIEQRETSEKHVNNVIEHIEHLLKEGATADCIIDYSNGNILVADKLFIRGLTETLSNFAIVYKDNSYKLEPEVFQKFCIPVLQRYIDSHEDHQLECLYAMQLLVHSLEHPRGLLSELIGELYDTYVIQKESLCKWRDSKDQSAGKGVAVKSLNPFFNSLLNDEAN, encoded by the exons TACGTGTCAACGGGAAACAACAGTTCAGGGAACTCCCGTTCAAATCAACCAAGCGGTGGCATATTTCGAGGACCACCCCCGGCGTCTAATGCTCCACGTGGCGGTGGCGCCGGCGGCACCCGTCACGTCCATGTACAACCTATGTATCAACAGGCAATACACCAGAATATGGTGCTGCAGCCGTACACTCAATACAACCCGCGACAACAAACATTTCCAGCTTCTCACCTGCAATATGCGCCCCCTCCAATACCCTACTACCAGTACCAGTATATGTCggcactccagcagcagccgccgccacataCCCGTAGCGCCGTAACAGTCAATACGAATGTGGGCAACACCATGTCACCGGTACAGTCCGGGCCCAATGGGCCGCTGGCTGGTCCCGGGGCCAGCTCGACACAGCTGCAGTTGCTTACAAGCACTGTTCAACAAGGGGCGAATACTGTCATAGGTGTGGCTGGACCTGGCAGTGGTGTGGGCCAGGTTGGCGTGGCTCCAATGGTGGGAGTCGGTGGGATGCCAACCAGCGTGCAACCTCCGTCAGTTCAGTCGCAGCCAGCGAATAGACGTCGACGTCAGCATCGTTTGCAAATCATCGATCCGACCaccaagaaaaatatattggACGATTTCGATAAG AGCAACTCGACTGCGGACAATGACTTCTCGGAGCAAGGATCTTCAGCAACGGTGACGGCTCCTGTCGTTCTGACCGAAACTCCTATTTGTATTCCAACGCAGGACTCTGTTGGTATACATATTTCCAATAACGTAACACTGCAGGCAGGCACTCCAGACTCGAGGACCAACGTTCCTTATCCTATAG AGCAATTGCCCATACAACGCCAAGATATCGGGCAGACTCCAATCGTATCCGCCATGTCTGATGCACCATCTGTTGAAATATTGCCAACGCCTCAGAAGGGAAGAAGCAAAAA AATCCCCATAGTCTCTCCAAAAAACGTATCTGAGTCCCCTGTCTTTACCACTT CTGATGCAGATGATGCAGGTGCAAAACCAGGAGCTGCAACCAAAACAACCAAGGAGgctacccaaaaaaaacaatcgtATCAGACTGCATCCACTTCCCAGGAGATTAAACAGGAGCCACCGCTTTCTCAGATTACAGCGGAAGTGCCAGGCGCCGCATCGGAGGAAACCAACATTGCAACTATTAATTCAGACGCTGTTCAGTCCGCCGATAACCTTTTAACCGAATTGCAGCATTCAGAGACAGCAAAAAATCAGTCTGTAGACGTTGCCAAACTGTCAGAGACATCGCGTATTGATGCTGTTACGGTCGCTTCTGTCGAGGCCAAGCCGATCCACAGCCTCTTCCCATCAACAGAAATATCAAAAAACGCAGCTGAGGAAAGCTTAGTTCTAAGCCAGGCTCACCAGGGCGAGGCGCAGCATAAACAGCAGGGACCAACCTTCGAAAGTGCAACCGATGAAATTGATCGAGCGCCGATGGCATTAGCAGAAGAGATTTGTACGGAGACCCAGAGCCGACAGCCCAAAACAGTAGGAGAAACAACGACTAAAGAACATTTACCAAAAGGTGTAATGGATACAACGCCTCTACCTGAGCTGGCACTAGAAACGCAGTCCAGTGTTGCCGCGAAAGACGATTCCGAGCGTAAGCCTGAGGCAAAGCCAGATCCACCCGAGACAGAGTCACAGCCTGAGCATCAGCATGAGCTTGAGAATCAGCCTGAGCATGAACCGGTTTCCGATCCCAAACTTCAAGCAGATATTAAAGTGCAACTGGAACCAGAAGACactggcacagccacaggcgcAGAGACAGTTTTAGCATCGTTGATTAATTACAATGAGGGACAATGGTCGCCCAGCAATCCCAGTGGAaagaagcagtacgatcgcgagcagcttctgcagcttcgCGAGGCAAAGGCCTCTCGTATACAACCGGAAGTAAAGAACGTCTCGATACTGCCCCAACCAAACTTAATGCCGTCGTTCatccgcaacaacaacaacaacaataagcGAGTGCAGTCAATGGTTGGTGTGATTGGAGGTCGCAACAGCGAGTCGGGCGGTGGATTCATTGGCAAACAAGTGTCGATGTCCGGTGTGcagggtggcggtggcaggagcagcatgaAGGGTATGATTCATGTCAACCTGTCGCTAAACCAGGACGTAAAACTGAATCAGAACGAGAATGCATGGCGTCCACGAGCCGTAAATAAGTCTGACAGCAGCGCAGACGTAAAGGCCACTCAGGAGAAGGATGAGTTGGTGCGACGAGTTAGGGGAATTCTGAATAAGCTAACCCCCGAGAGGTTCGATACGCTGGTCGAGGAGATTATCAAATTGAAGATTGATACGCCTGACAAGATGGATGAGGTTATTGTCTTGGTTTTTGAGAAGGCCATCGATGAACCAAACTTTTCGGTTTCGTACGCCAGGCTGTGCCATCGGCTTATAAGTGAGGTGAAAGCTCGCGACGAGCGTATGGAGAGCGGTACGAAGTCAAATCTGGCACACTTCCGGAATGCCTTGTTGGACAAAACGGAGCGGGAGTTTACGCAGAACGTCTCACAGAGCACCGCAAAGGAGAAGAAACTGCAACCAATTGTGGATAAGATAAAGAAGTGCAACGATCAGAACGAAAAAGCGGAGCTAGAAGCACTCCTGGAGGAGGAAGAGAGGAAAATACGTAGACGCTCCGGAGGCACAGTTCGGTTTATCGGGGAGCTCTTTAAGATATCCATGCTGACTGGAAAGATCATATACTCCTGCATTGACACACTGCTAAACCCGCAGTCAGAGGATATGCTCGAGTGCCTCTGCAAACTACTGACAACCGTCGGGGCTAAGTTCGAGCAGACCCCCGTCAGTTCAAAGGATCCGTCACGATGCTATTCGCTGGAAAAGTCAATAGCCAAAATGCAGGCAATCGCCTCCAAGAGCGATAAAGACGGCGCAAAAGTTAGCTCCCGCGTGCGGTTTATGCTCCAAGATGTTATAGATCTGCggaaaaacaaatggcaatcGACGCGCAACGAGGCACCCAAGACAATGGGACAAATCGAAAAGGAGACCAAGAACGAGCAACTATCGGCACAATACTTTGGTCCGCTCTCCGGCAGTACCCCCGTTGTGTCCCAGGGAGGATCGGGAAAGCGGGACGATCGCAGCAATGCTCGATTCGGAGACTCTCGCTCTGGCAGCGGCTATTCTGGCAGTCACAGCCAGCGTGGAGACAACGGAAGCCTGCGaaaccagcagcaaaacaacgGGGCCGGTGGCAATAGCTCCAGTGGTGCTGGTCATTCTAATGGAAACAACGATGACAATACATGGCACGTGCAAACAAGCAAGGGTAGCCGCTCGCAAGCGGTTGATAGCAACAAACTGGAGGGTCTG aCATTACAACTAAACCAAAACttagagaacaaaaaaatgggtGGTGTCACACAATTTATTTGGAATACCAATGCTGCGAGACAATGTTCTGCTCCGACAACTACGCCATCCAATCCCTTCGCAGTGTTGTCGTCCCTAGTGGATAAGAACAGCAGCGAACGGGATCGTGACCGTGACCGCAGTGGCCCCAGAAACAAGGGATCATATAGCAAGGGATCTATGGAGCGTGATCGTTATGGCGATAGAG GTATCAACTCGAGAACTGGATCATCACAGGGATCGCGAGAAAATTCATCCTCTCGCGCTGGACAGCAGGGTCGTGGCTTGATGAACTCTTCAGTTCAGAAGTCTGCTAGTCACTCAAAATATACACAACAGGCACCATCAGCTCGAATTAGTGGCAAG GCACAAACCTCACTGGGAAGCTCTGCTGTCAACGTGGGTGGGCTTTACAGAGGTGGCGATCAGCAGTCAGCTACGTCCAGTTCCAGTGCCGCTACAACGCCCGTGCAGATAAATAGATCTGTGGCCCCGGTGGCCGTGTTCAGCGAGCCCAGTCAAGCTGACATAAAGCTGATCAAGGCGGTTGTCTCGGAAATGATTGAGCTGGCTGCAGCGTCTAAGAGTGTGACTCCGACGGTAGTTGCGTGTATGAAACGGATACCAGAGGACATGCGTTGTGGTTTCTTGTACTACATATTAACCGACTATTTGCATCTGGCGGATGTAGGCAAACAGTACAGGAGGTATCTGGCCATTACTGTGGCGCATCTCATTCAACAGAACTACATCTCCGTGGATCATTTTAGACTGGCGTACAAAGAATTTGCCGAGTGCgcaaatgatttaatttttgatattCCAGAGCTCTGGCTCTATATTCTGCAATTTGCCG GGCCACTAATTGTGAAGAAAATATTGACGGTATCAGATCTGTGGAACAATAATCTGAAAGAAAACAGCCCATCAAACGTGGGTAAAAAGTTCCTCAAAACCTATTTGACATATTGTACACGAGAAGTAGGACCGAATTTCACTCGTTCCATGTGGATCAAGTTTAATCTGCACTGGTCCGACTTTATGCCTGACAACGAAGTTATCGAATTCATTGAAACCAAT AGACTAGAGTATGTGGAAAACGAGTCGAAGTCGCCAGTGATTGAGCAGCGCGAAACCTCAGAGAAGCACGTTAATAATGTGATAGAACATATAGAGCATTTGTTAAAGGAAGGAGCGACGGCAGACTGCATAATCGATTACAGTAAC GGCAATATTTTGGTTGCTGATAAACTGTTTATTAGAGGCTTGACTGAAACGTTGAGTAATTTTGCTATTGTCTACAAAGACAACAGCTACAAACTTGAGCCCGAAGTCTTCCAAAAGTTTTGCATACCAGTTTTGCAGCGATACATCGACTCGCATGAAGATCATCAATTGGAATGCCTTTATGCTATGCAGCTATTGGTGCATAGCTTAGAGCATCCTAGAG GACTATTGAGTGAACTAATTGGTGAGCTATATGATACCTATGTTATACAGAAAGAGTCGCTATGCAAGTGGCGTGATTCAAAGGATCAATCAGCAGGCAAGG GCGTGGCTGTTAAAAGTCTTAATCCCTTCTTTAACTCATTATTAAATGATGAAGCCAACTAA